ccgacatcgaaaatctcttttatgcagttcgttggtgagataacctcgacgccacccagtactggggcgggagttcgggagtattgccataacttgtataacagatgcttttcgaaggttgaggtagatgatttctgaaggtGCGAAAAGGCTCAAAGCGTTGCACTTGCTAGTAGGCACTAATGCATAATGCATGTGGTGCCATAAGGAAGTTATATCCATAGCTTTATATGAGTGATACAATTGCGATCAAATGCTCCTTTCAGACTTGTTATTCATTTTAATTATTTACACCCTCCAACTTAAAAAAATTCTTATATtataagacggagggagtagtattaatATCTAATTGAGCGACTAGTTTTGTGCAACTAGAATAAAATAGGATAACGCCCTCTTGGAACAAAATTATGACAACAAAAAAGGTACTATctcgagacacttattttgggaccgaGGGAGTGACATACTATAACATATGACATGGACAATGGTGGTATGAAAACTATGAGGCAATGCTAGTCATAGTATATCTATTGGGTCCACCATCTCTATTGTTATATTTTGTAGTTTATTATCCTTGAGGCTTTGAAGCGAATGAAACTATGCCAATATCCTACTTACACGGACTCTAATCAGCGAGGTAATTCACTAGTTTGTGCACATTACTTTGGGGTTTTTTTCTCAAATATAAAATGGCACGCTTCTAGACATGTTGGAGAAACAAcacgaaaaaattgaaaaaataaaaTCTTTGCTGTACATTTCTCCTTACAAAGGATTCACAAATCACATCACAAGCACTCTAAAACGgtaacaaaaaactactaaaatcaTCATCAAACTGACGCCTAATCATGCACAATCACCGCCAACACTTCCGGCTCCTGGGCATGTCGCCTCTCCAACCTCTGTGTTTCTCCGGCTTCGATTACCTCCAAGACCTCCCTCAGCACGCGCTCCTCGTCCACCGAGAgctcctccatggcctcctccagctgcgccaccagcTCCGGATCAAACACCGCGCGCTCCGCGTGCTCTGCGGACTCGGGCGGTGCCGTCGCCACGCTGCCGAACTTGGGCGTGACGTAGGAGCCCGGCGAGAACATCTGCCCGCCGCCGAGCAGCCAGTCCCTCAGGCTGCCGGACTTGCTGAAGTCGAAGCCCGGCGTCGCGCTCAGCTCGCCGAGCTGCCTCGCCCTCgcccgcctcttcgcgccgccgggCGCCTCCCCTAGTTCCGGACCGCTGCTCGCTGTGGCTATCGCGTCTTGCTCCGTGGAGCTGCTCTGCGGCGGCGGCTCCACGGACGCGTCTGGCTCaggtgctggtgctggtgcagGCTCCGCTTTCACCGGCGAGCCGCACCGCGACACCAGCGCGTCGAACTCCTCCAGGGTGCGGAAGCTGACCGCCCTTCCGGCGGCGCCATCGTATGCGCACCGAGGCGACGAAGCTTTGCCGCCGTCTGGTTTCCGATCATCGCCCCGCTCCTCGGCGCCTTCCGGTGCGTTCTCCTCCTCCAGCCCGGCGAGAAGGTCAGACACGTTGATCGTCTCGATCTGCTCGGCGGCGTCGACCTTGCTCGTCCTGGCGGCGGAGCTGGAGGTGCGGAGGAGGGCGAGGAACTGGTCGCCGTTCCTCTTGGAGTTGGAGAGGATGATCTCCTCGACCAGGCTGCTCCTCTGGAGCCCCTGGCCGGCCTTCCCCCGCAGGCTCCCCGACCTGCTCAGCACCTTGGAGGAGATGCACCCCATCGCTCCTCGGTCTCTCGCTCCCAgcaatcaatcaatctatctatatATCTCAAGAGTTCCTCCACAAGCAGCTGCTCCACAGATGCTCTCTCAGTTCGTTTTGTCTGCAAACCATTACGTATCTTAAGGACGACAGGCTGCCAAATCATATGAAGTTTGTAATAGATAATAAGAACGAGAAGAATTACCCGGGTTCTTGGAAAGATTCTCCCCGTTGCTCTCCTCGATTCTAGCTTGAGTTGCCAAGCGGGGTGGCGATTTGTTGCAGAGTAAGATTAGCGCCGGGGCAGCACATGCAGAGCACCGGGCAAGGATCCGATCATGGCTGACTAATGGCCGCCGCAATTAAGTACGGGATGGCCGGAGGGTTCCAAATGGCCGCGGCTGCCGGCTGCGGCTGCCTCTCGTGGGCTTCGAGTCAGCAGAATGGTTTCTTAGTTTAATTCATGGATCAGCAATTGTGATGCCACGGACCTATCCGCGCCACGCCACCAACCCTAGTTTGAACACCAGACGTTTTTTCTTTAATAATGTAACACCAGACTGTGGTAGTGCCGTGGCGAGCCGCAGGAATCAGCCTTGGTTTTGCCGGTTATTAGCAACGATGCCATTATGCATAAACATTGCTTTGCTCTTCATTAGTAAGTGGCATTGTTGGGGTTTATGTCTGAATCATGGGTGGGTGTTGACGCCAGGTACCGGTGCACACCAGATGCCGCCGTCTGGTCATGAGGAGTGGGCTCCGCCAGGAGAAAAGTTTGGGCATGCCGCGGGAGAACGGACGGGAGGCATGGGGAAAAAGTCGTCCGCGTGGCGGGAGCGCCAACTGTGACCGGATATCTGCCGTCCGTTGCTCGTTCGACGGCCCAGGATCTGACGGGGTCGTTGGAGCTCACGCTTCCCCTGCCCACCAACAACCCTGGCCAGGCCACACATACGCGTCGCCACCGTACGTCAATTCAGACCCCAGACATTGCCCGTTGATTGCCGATATCTTTCCACCGCATTATTGCTCTGAAAAATCTTTTGTAATGCCTATTTCACCAAAGAAAACAAAATTAACACGAAAACCTTGCCGGTCCACGAAatcccgtggtcaaggccagacaaGCTCAACATTTTCCAAACGGGAGATGACAAGTGAGCACGCCATTGTTGGGGAGCGTAAACACCATCCGTCCACTGCGTAAACTAGTGAGCCATGAACCGTTGGTTAGCTAGCCACGTACATTTGAACGCCTAGGGGTAGCATCCGAGGCAACAATCTCCTCAAATGGAGCGGCCCTTCTCACGGGCTACAAGAGGGTGGAGTTTGTTCTAGATCGATGATGTCTTCTCTCTTCAGTCTTCATTTTGAATGTGAGAGAGGTATGGCCTACAAGTAGGGTTTGTTTGTGCCATACAAACATTTAGCACATTTTGAACTAAGCATAGTTTAGGTTCTTTTGTGGTTAAACCAGTAAATTATGGTTCTAAGTCATAGACTTGGCAGGGGTGCTCCCACATTTCATGTATTTTTGCAGGCATTTCGACGCCAATCTCTTAGTAGTATGGCGTGCTCGTCGACTATGTGGTATTGGGTACAGTGTGCATGCACGCGTGTTATGATAGCCGGTGTCTGTACTATGTTTCTCACATAATTTTTCATCCTCATTAGTCTGATAGTATATCATAGTAATGCCTTTTTTGGGGGGTATATCTTAATAGTGCCTAGTCACTATAAACCGCTATAAACGGCATCCACCCACACGCATTCCATATGGACCAGGCCCAGTAGTGCTATGACGGCATTTGCCTCCTCACGTCCCATATGGCTCAGGCCCAGTAGCGCTATAAATGGCATTCACCCCATAAGCCGCACCTACTAGCGCATGCTGGCTCAGACAATTTTTACGTGATattattttttttggattttttccaCACAAAAATATAGTTTCTATTTTCCCCTTGTTTAATTTTATATATTCCATATTTATTTATCTTTATTTGTAGTAACCACATGAGCATTTTTAAACATGTGACATTTTTTTATATCtatattaatgtaatttaaaaagtGTGAAACTGCATGAATATTTTTTAAGACGTGAACatctttatttttttaaaaaaacattacattaaaataattttaaattCTTTAATAATTTGAATTACGTAATGTTAGAAAGTACGGCCAATTTCTAGAAGTATACAATCTTTTTAAAATAtatatgaacattttctaaaataaatGACTATATATTTAAAATAAGTAACAAAAACTATATATGTATGAATATTTTAATAACACACTGGAATTTTCAAATTTCAATTTGCTTAGAttttttgaacaaaattctaagcAGAGTAGAAACATATTTGTGTAAACTGGGCCACATGACCATGGCCGATTAAGCCCATGTTAATTGTTGTGGAGCAAATCATCCTGAAATCAGAGTACGCGTCATTTGTCGCAACTTGgaagtttttccttttttcgtagatctatttattcaaaacgttttatctcttaaaccatgcgtccaaatctttaaccgttttcactgttggattcctcagggtgagatcttcaaaactagatcttatgttgataggttttgacgaacttcttTTTTACAAAAAAAAACTGAACGAAAAAACCGACCCGGGAGCACAGGTTTTTTTtcgaagaggcacgcccgtgcctctcgcagaagatgAAAAAAACAGTAAACGCGTTTTTTTCCGTTTCTGAAAGGCACGGACGCGACTTTCACGAAAGCACaagtgtgcctctcgcggaagcaaaaccatgcctctcgcgaaaggaaaaaaatagaTAACGAATTTTTTTTCGTTTACAAGAGGCgcgaccatgactctcgcgaaagcacaaccatgcctctcgcggaagcaaaactatgcctcttgcggaagaaaaaaagacagaaaacacgtttttttctttTCCAAAAGGCACGGCTGTGACTCTCGTAAAAGCACAGCcgcgcctctcgcggaagcaaaaccgtgcctcttgcagaagaaaaaaaagcagaaaacatgttttttttgtttctcaaaggcacggccgtgactctcgcgaaagcacaaccgtacccctcgcggaagcaaaaccgtgcctctcgtggaagaaaaaaacagaaaacacgtttttttacgTTTCCAAAAGGCACCACCATGACTCTTGCGAAAGCACAGCCGTGTCTTTCGGGGAAGCAAAACCATAACTCCCGTGAAAGAAAAAAGTGTGTTTTTTTGCGCAACTTTTTTTCATGATAATTTATTTTGAcacaaaagctaaggaagaccggtacAAAACCGAAACATTGAAAAAACCATTTAAAAACCGAAAAGGCGTGCGGAAAAAATTTCTAAAAGGAACGCCAAGAACGTGACACAAGGCGAATGACTGAGGGCGTgccaagtgacgctgatcgttCCGTGGCTTTCGAAGGAGCGCTCATTAATTAGTTGCTCTCAAATCATCCTCTTTCCAACCAGAAGTGCCTATTTAGCGTCTGATCACACAGCTACAAGCAggttgtaacgccccgtgaccgatgtgccaggtgtcgtgcagttattcgttgttgttgccttgtcattgcttgcgtgtcatgtgttgcatatcatgtcatcatgtgtatttaatttgcatacttgttcgtctcatgcatccgagcattttttcccgttgtccgttttgcaatccggcgcttcgttctcctccggtggtcatttctacctttctttcatgtgtggggattaaacatttccggattggaccgagacttgccaagcagccttggtttactaccggtagaccgcctgtcaagtttcgtaccatttggacttcgtttgatactccaacggttaaccgagggaccgaaaaggcctcgggtgtgttgcagcccaacacccccccccccaatttggcccaaaacccacctaactctgctccatcatctagagcgtttgatcacgatcgcgtggccgaaaaccgcacctcatttggactctcctagctccctctacctataaatatgtgcaaccctcccgaaattcgcggatgaaaccctaaaactcctcctctcgcgccgtcggacgcgtccacgccgcgccggacgtgtccaccaccCGTCGCCACCTCACTCCCACCAATGGGGAGCCGCCACGTCGtccccgccgccgctctcctcctcTCCCAGGCCGCCACCTGTCCACCGCGCACATCCCACCTCCCGCGGCCCACCGGGCCCAGGGCAGGCCTGCCCGAGACCCGATTCGATCCGCCGCTGCCCCGCGCCTgggcgccccgcgccgccgcacccGATTAATGCCGCCGGCCACCTCCTTGCTCCGCCGCCATGCTGCGCGCTCCTCtcgccggcgccgcgccgccgaGCCCGCACCCGCCGGCCATCCGCCGGAGTtgcaccgccgccgcccggcccgcacCTCGCCATGGATCTCCGCGCCGCCACGCCTCCTCGCCGTCGGCCGCCTCGGTCGACGTGCGTCACCACCTCGCTCGCCGGCATCCTCCGCCGATGCCTCGCCGGCGTCGTCCTCCAGCCTCCgcgtcgccttcttcctcctctccggccgTATCCCCCGTCTCCGGCGAACTTCTGCGGCGAGATCCACGAAGCAggatcagatccaccactcccccgatccaaacgccccgtccagatccggatccctccgtcccgtacCACTTCGTCCCGGTTTGACTTTTCCGGAGGTATAATTTTCACAAAGTCCCcgaaattccagatccaagtgctcatgtttgcggccccgtaactttgcatccgtagctccaattcatgcatatagcatatcaaaatgttcatctcagagagtacatcatttcgttccattgcatcattttcatttgagttcatattgatgcccgaaatactgttagaagagggctacttgagttaattgtcagatctgctactccgtttagcacttttgtcatttttgccatgattaatgtgtgcatgctatgccctggtgctctatatgtgttttgtaaagggttttgtcatctttccagaggtgcaacccatgtatttttgtgatgtgtgtggtgacttgtgcaaacgtgcaaagtggtgcacttgctaattctgttttcagggacttagtaatttcactaagtcctgcagctgtttatctcatgatgccatatgttcatgttgtttcctagtgatccgtgcctcttttgaggatgatcagtaagggggttttgttaatattgtagtgctctatccatccatatctttgtttgcaattat
This portion of the Triticum dicoccoides isolate Atlit2015 ecotype Zavitan chromosome 7A, WEW_v2.0, whole genome shotgun sequence genome encodes:
- the LOC119330571 gene encoding uncharacterized protein LOC119330571, with protein sequence MGCISSKVLSRSGSLRGKAGQGLQRSSLVEEIILSNSKRNGDQFLALLRTSSSAARTSKVDAAEQIETINVSDLLAGLEEENAPEGAEERGDDRKPDGGKASSPRCAYDGAAGRAVSFRTLEEFDALVSRCGSPVKAEPAPAPAPEPDASVEPPPQSSSTEQDAIATASSGPELGEAPGGAKRRARARQLGELSATPGFDFSKSGSLRDWLLGGGQMFSPGSYVTPKFGSVATAPPESAEHAERAVFDPELVAQLEEAMEELSVDEERVLREVLEVIEAGETQRLERRHAQEPEVLAVIVHD